A section of the Neorhizobium galegae bv. orientalis str. HAMBI 540 genome encodes:
- a CDS encoding methyl-accepting chemotaxis protein, producing MLSQEIDRYRNSTRLSELAQLDEALFNALIGLRGERGGISSAIKMDPAEVASSRKNMDTGRESMDKAFSAVRTLTANIEQVNLRNAISPVLNAYTQWAGYRATVDTALMQAVKDRDPALGKAVLGLADTMLADLEKAANQVEATINARGPGMIMFTQIRSLAWTARTQLGTANSTFVSALIAKQPLAADKLTEIAVQDARVATAWDVITQLSNAETTPEKIKTLYRTAQTTYFAGPYAEQRNGALKAFQAGKPFDMAVDDWRKPAAPAQASIADMASAALDEMTRLTAEEVASAKQSITIYSVATLIAFALSLLGIYTVIVRIANPISRLTGVMRTLAGGDLSVEIPGAARTDEIGDMARAVEIFREAGQQNRQLEADAESSRKAAEAERVEFQRRAESEAEERLTQATSELASGLQRLAAGDLLCEIDRQFSAQFESLRHDFNSSVRQLRTALEGVNLTAQGVRSGSDEISTASDQLSKRTEQQAASLEQTAAALEEVTTNVKQTSERASEAREIVRDASSRAQNSSTVVSNAVNAMQKIEMASNQISQIIGVIDEIAFQTNLLALNAGVEAARAGEAGKGFAVVAQEVRELAQRSAKAAKEIKTLIGNSEAAVNQGVVLVNDTGDGLKEIAKLVAAVNQHMEAIAIAANEQALGLSEINTSVNHMDQMTQQNAAMVEEMNAAGATLAQESSRLSELLARFEVSRNNVRDQRSFAPGRLAMAS from the coding sequence ATGCTATCCCAAGAGATAGACCGCTACCGAAACTCCACCCGGCTCTCGGAACTGGCACAGCTCGACGAAGCGCTTTTCAATGCGCTGATCGGACTGCGCGGCGAGCGCGGCGGCATATCTTCGGCCATCAAGATGGACCCTGCCGAGGTCGCGTCCAGCCGCAAGAACATGGATACCGGCCGCGAGTCGATGGACAAGGCCTTCTCGGCGGTAAGGACCCTGACCGCCAACATCGAACAGGTGAACCTGCGCAACGCGATCTCTCCCGTCCTCAACGCCTACACGCAGTGGGCGGGTTATCGTGCGACTGTCGACACCGCGCTGATGCAGGCGGTCAAGGATCGCGATCCGGCACTCGGCAAGGCCGTGCTCGGACTTGCCGATACGATGCTGGCCGATCTCGAAAAGGCCGCCAATCAGGTCGAGGCCACCATCAATGCGCGCGGGCCGGGGATGATCATGTTCACCCAGATCCGCTCCCTTGCCTGGACGGCGCGCACGCAGCTCGGCACCGCCAACTCCACCTTCGTCAGTGCCCTAATTGCCAAGCAGCCGCTTGCCGCTGACAAGCTGACGGAAATCGCGGTTCAGGATGCACGCGTGGCAACGGCGTGGGATGTCATTACCCAGCTTTCCAACGCGGAGACGACGCCGGAAAAGATCAAGACGCTCTATCGGACGGCACAAACGACCTATTTCGCCGGACCTTATGCCGAACAGCGCAATGGCGCCCTGAAGGCGTTTCAAGCTGGCAAGCCCTTCGATATGGCGGTCGACGACTGGCGCAAGCCTGCCGCGCCCGCACAGGCTTCGATTGCCGATATGGCCTCCGCCGCGCTCGACGAGATGACGAGGCTGACGGCGGAGGAGGTTGCTTCCGCAAAGCAGTCCATCACCATCTATAGCGTTGCGACCCTCATCGCTTTTGCGCTTTCGCTTCTCGGCATCTACACGGTCATCGTGCGGATCGCCAATCCGATCAGCCGGTTGACGGGTGTAATGCGTACGCTCGCCGGCGGCGACCTTTCCGTCGAAATCCCGGGTGCTGCTCGCACCGACGAGATCGGCGACATGGCACGCGCGGTGGAAATCTTCCGCGAGGCAGGGCAGCAGAACCGCCAGCTCGAGGCGGATGCGGAAAGCTCACGCAAGGCGGCGGAAGCCGAACGCGTCGAATTCCAGCGCAGGGCAGAGTCCGAAGCCGAGGAGCGGCTGACCCAGGCCACCTCGGAACTCGCCTCCGGCCTGCAGCGCCTTGCCGCCGGCGATCTGCTGTGTGAGATCGACAGGCAATTTTCCGCGCAGTTCGAATCCTTGCGTCATGACTTCAACAGCTCGGTCCGCCAGTTGCGCACCGCGCTCGAAGGCGTGAACTTGACCGCCCAGGGTGTTCGCAGCGGCAGCGACGAAATCTCGACTGCTTCCGACCAGCTTTCGAAGCGCACGGAACAGCAGGCCGCATCACTGGAGCAGACAGCGGCGGCATTGGAAGAGGTGACGACCAATGTGAAGCAAACCTCCGAAAGGGCGAGCGAAGCACGGGAAATCGTCCGCGATGCGAGCTCCCGCGCCCAAAACTCCAGCACAGTCGTTTCCAATGCGGTCAATGCGATGCAGAAGATCGAGATGGCGTCGAACCAGATCAGCCAGATCATCGGCGTCATCGACGAGATCGCGTTCCAGACCAACCTGCTTGCCCTTAACGCAGGCGTGGAAGCTGCCCGCGCAGGCGAGGCGGGCAAGGGATTCGCGGTCGTTGCCCAGGAAGTCCGCGAACTGGCGCAGCGCTCGGCCAAGGCCGCCAAGGAGATCAAGACGCTGATCGGCAATTCCGAAGCAGCCGTCAATCAGGGCGTGGTTCTCGTCAATGATACCGGCGACGGTCTCAAGGAGATTGCCAAGCTTGTCGCGGCGGTCAACCAGCATATGGAGGCGATCGCCATCGCGGCAAACGAGCAGGCGTTAGGTCTCTCGGAAATCAACACGTCCGTGAACCACATGGACCAGATGACCCAGCAGAACGCCGCCATGGTCGAAGAAATGAATGCGGCCGGCGCTACTCTGGCGCAGGAAAGCAGCCGCCTTTCCGAACTGCTGGCGCGCTTCGAAGTGAGCCGAAACAACGTGCGCGATCAGCGCTCGTTCGCCCCCGGACGACTGGCGATGGCCAGCTAA
- a CDS encoding creatininase family protein produces the protein MAKPFYWNELNTLDFAGLSPDKTIAILPIASTEQHGPHLPIATDVAIANGMLAELKKQRPEDLDFLVLPTQEIGKANEHVYGPGSLSFGPEILIPAWTAIGAKVAEAGVKKLVFVNSHGGNVDIMSIVGRELRVRYKMAVIGTQWGRFGHPPGLISEHEQKYGIHGGEVETSLMLHFRPELVRMENAQNFVSKAESRSKYMQPAPPHVLSWVAHDLNPNGVVGDASKGTAEKGAAICRHQVAGFIEMLREFETFPLDELYSR, from the coding sequence ATGGCCAAACCATTTTACTGGAACGAACTCAACACACTCGATTTCGCCGGCCTTTCGCCCGACAAGACCATCGCCATCCTGCCGATCGCTTCCACCGAGCAGCACGGTCCGCACCTGCCGATCGCAACAGACGTGGCGATCGCCAACGGCATGCTGGCCGAATTGAAGAAGCAGCGCCCCGAAGACCTCGATTTCCTCGTTCTGCCGACCCAGGAAATCGGCAAGGCGAACGAACACGTCTACGGGCCTGGCTCGCTGTCCTTCGGGCCGGAAATCCTGATCCCCGCCTGGACCGCGATCGGCGCCAAGGTGGCGGAAGCAGGCGTGAAGAAGCTCGTTTTCGTCAATTCGCATGGCGGCAATGTCGATATCATGAGCATCGTCGGTCGCGAGTTGCGCGTCCGTTACAAGATGGCCGTGATCGGCACGCAATGGGGACGCTTCGGGCACCCGCCGGGCCTGATCAGCGAGCACGAGCAGAAATACGGCATCCATGGCGGCGAAGTCGAAACCTCGCTGATGCTGCATTTCCGCCCCGAACTGGTCCGGATGGAGAACGCGCAGAACTTCGTCTCCAAAGCGGAAAGCCGCTCGAAATACATGCAGCCGGCCCCGCCGCACGTGCTGTCCTGGGTGGCGCACGACCTGAACCCCAACGGCGTCGTCGGCGACGCCTCGAAGGGCACCGCCGAAAAGGGCGCGGCTATCTGCCGCCATCAGGTCGCGGGCTTCATCGAGATGCTGCGGGAATTCGAAACATTCCCGCTAGACGAACTCTATTCCCGCTAA
- a CDS encoding LysR family transcriptional regulator has protein sequence MLHSRKLQYIDEIARCGSIRKAAARLNVASSAINRQILALEEEFGAPLFERMPRGLKLTAAGELCIEHIRDVLKTYERMEARIRGLKMPQAGKVTLVSTVGLAAGPLPEIIARFVAQHPRVRVHLRNDGPSNTMQPVITGEVDFGLGFNIPATPGIRTLANFDIPIGVVMPPGHRLAVEEGPVDLADVVQEPLVLAQSGTSLRNIINLALSPLSVAVEPLVESNASEMLKKLVKAGTGLTLLNPLDVLSECRRGELIFRPIANPHARHQPMKLFARARTTLDTATSLFVEFLLSELAAMVAELQAKGHLPPQPHGRDAQRDES, from the coding sequence ATGCTGCACTCGCGAAAACTTCAATATATCGACGAGATCGCCCGTTGCGGATCGATCCGCAAGGCGGCGGCCCGGCTGAACGTCGCGTCGTCGGCGATCAATCGGCAGATTCTGGCCTTGGAGGAAGAGTTCGGGGCGCCGCTCTTCGAGCGGATGCCGCGCGGGCTGAAGCTGACGGCGGCTGGCGAGCTCTGTATCGAACACATCCGGGACGTATTGAAGACTTATGAACGGATGGAAGCGCGCATTCGCGGTCTCAAGATGCCGCAGGCCGGCAAGGTGACACTCGTTTCGACGGTCGGGCTCGCCGCAGGGCCGCTCCCCGAGATCATAGCCCGCTTCGTCGCGCAGCATCCGCGCGTGCGGGTTCATCTGCGCAATGACGGGCCGTCGAACACGATGCAGCCTGTCATCACCGGGGAGGTGGATTTCGGGCTTGGCTTCAACATCCCGGCGACGCCCGGCATTCGCACGCTCGCCAACTTCGACATACCGATCGGCGTGGTGATGCCGCCGGGCCATCGGCTGGCGGTGGAAGAGGGGCCGGTCGATCTTGCGGATGTCGTGCAGGAGCCGCTTGTGCTTGCACAGTCGGGCACCAGTTTGCGCAACATCATCAACCTCGCGCTATCGCCGCTGTCGGTCGCGGTGGAGCCTCTCGTGGAAAGCAATGCCTCGGAAATGCTGAAGAAGCTGGTCAAGGCGGGCACCGGCCTGACGCTGCTCAATCCCCTCGACGTGTTGTCGGAATGCCGTCGCGGCGAGCTGATCTTCCGGCCGATTGCCAACCCGCACGCGCGCCACCAGCCGATGAAGCTTTTCGCCCGCGCGCGCACCACGCTCGATACGGCGACCAGCCTGTTCGTGGAATTCCTGCTGTCGGAGCTTGCCGCAATGGTCGCCGAATTGCAGGCCAAGGGCCATCTGCCGCCCCAGCCGCATGGCCGGGACGCGCAGCGCGACGAAAGTTAG
- a CDS encoding ABC transporter substrate-binding protein has product MSKSLMMKSFLAALGLSAMALAAQPAAALDEVSYGTNWLAQAEHGGFYQAAADGTYEKHGLKVKIVQGGPNAANRALLIAGKVDFYMGGPLGDMDAVKQGIPLVSVASIFQKDPQVLLAHPDAGVETFADLAKMKTIFMGKEGYTTYFEWMKKNFKGFKDEQFKPYTFNPAPFIADKASAQQGYLTSEPYEIGKQAGWTPKVFLIADAGYGPYSTMITTTQTMIDKKSDVVQRFVDASLEGWYTYLYGDNKAANDLIKKDNPEMTDGQIAYSIAKMKEYGIVVSGDAETKGIGCITDERYKKFFESMVSIGVEPADLDYKKAYSTKFVCKGVGMALKK; this is encoded by the coding sequence ATGTCCAAATCATTGATGATGAAGAGTTTTCTGGCCGCGCTCGGCCTTTCGGCGATGGCGCTCGCCGCTCAGCCGGCTGCAGCTCTCGACGAAGTCTCATACGGCACCAACTGGCTCGCTCAGGCCGAACATGGCGGCTTCTACCAGGCCGCTGCCGATGGCACCTATGAAAAGCATGGCCTCAAGGTGAAGATCGTGCAGGGCGGGCCGAATGCCGCCAACCGCGCACTTCTGATCGCCGGCAAGGTCGATTTCTACATGGGCGGCCCGCTCGGCGACATGGATGCCGTCAAGCAGGGCATCCCGCTGGTCAGCGTCGCCTCGATCTTCCAGAAGGACCCGCAGGTTCTGCTCGCCCATCCCGATGCCGGTGTCGAGACATTTGCGGATCTCGCCAAGATGAAGACCATCTTCATGGGCAAGGAAGGCTACACCACCTATTTCGAGTGGATGAAGAAGAACTTCAAAGGCTTCAAGGACGAGCAGTTCAAGCCCTACACGTTCAACCCGGCCCCCTTCATCGCCGATAAGGCTTCCGCACAGCAGGGTTACCTGACCTCAGAACCCTATGAGATCGGCAAACAGGCCGGCTGGACGCCGAAAGTGTTCCTGATCGCCGATGCCGGTTACGGCCCCTATTCGACGATGATCACCACCACGCAGACGATGATCGACAAGAAGTCGGATGTCGTGCAGCGTTTCGTCGACGCCTCGCTCGAAGGCTGGTACACTTATCTCTATGGTGACAACAAAGCCGCCAACGACTTGATCAAGAAGGACAATCCGGAAATGACGGATGGCCAGATCGCCTATTCCATCGCCAAGATGAAGGAATACGGCATCGTGGTTTCCGGCGACGCCGAAACCAAGGGCATCGGCTGCATTACCGACGAGCGCTACAAGAAGTTCTTCGAGTCCATGGTCTCGATCGGCGTCGAACCGGCCGACCTTGATTACAAGAAGGCCTATTCGACCAAGTTCGTCTGCAAGGGCGTCGGCATGGCGCTGAAAAAATAG
- a CDS encoding ABC transporter ATP-binding protein, translating to MSMSQAPLIPAPGETRRRPLVVMRSVSKMFSSGTLALSDMSLTVEGGEFVSLLGPSGCGKSTALRIIAGLGDVSTGTIDWPSSRINSKGLPEGDISFVFQEPTLMPWQTVFGNVYLPLKLRGLSKSAARDEIMKTLATVGLQDFADAYPRELSGGMKMRVSIARALVTKPKLLLMDEPFAALDEITRQKLNDDVLRLWRETGITVIFVTHSVFESAYLSNRIVVMKARPGRVHADFPLVTSLERDARYRTSEEYRQACEKVSTMLIEAIGGEEH from the coding sequence ATGAGCATGTCCCAAGCCCCGCTGATACCCGCGCCCGGGGAGACACGCAGACGCCCGCTGGTCGTCATGCGCTCCGTCTCGAAAATGTTCTCCAGCGGCACGCTGGCGCTCTCCGACATGTCGCTGACGGTCGAGGGCGGCGAGTTCGTCAGTCTGCTCGGTCCCTCCGGCTGCGGCAAGTCGACAGCACTGCGCATCATTGCCGGCCTCGGCGACGTCTCGACCGGCACGATCGACTGGCCAAGTTCCCGCATCAATTCCAAAGGTCTGCCGGAAGGCGACATTTCCTTCGTCTTCCAGGAGCCGACGCTGATGCCCTGGCAAACGGTGTTCGGAAACGTCTACCTGCCGCTGAAACTGCGCGGCCTCTCCAAATCCGCCGCTCGTGACGAAATCATGAAGACGCTGGCGACCGTCGGCCTCCAGGATTTCGCCGACGCCTATCCGCGCGAACTATCGGGCGGCATGAAGATGCGCGTCTCGATCGCCCGTGCGCTGGTCACCAAACCGAAGCTGCTCTTGATGGACGAGCCCTTCGCGGCGCTCGACGAAATCACCCGCCAGAAGCTCAACGACGACGTGCTGCGGCTGTGGCGCGAGACGGGTATCACGGTGATCTTCGTCACCCATTCCGTGTTCGAATCCGCCTATCTGTCCAACCGCATCGTGGTGATGAAGGCGCGACCCGGCCGGGTGCATGCGGATTTTCCGCTGGTCACGAGCCTCGAGCGCGATGCACGTTACCGCACCTCGGAAGAGTACCGTCAGGCCTGCGAAAAGGTCTCGACCATGCTCATCGAAGCAATCGGCGGGGAGGAACATTGA
- a CDS encoding ABC transporter permease — translation MADTDTALMPPKPGFFDRNRDTLLRTLIPICVVVCLVLLWQFIITVNSIPQYILPGPLAVANSLYNDWGTLSPALWVTTQITMQALALALIGGVGIAVFLIQSKWIETAFYPITVILQVTPIVAIAPLILIYAPTTQVALLICAFLVAFFPILSNMVQGLKSVDHNLLNLFDLYGASRWQTLLYLKLPSSLPYFMTGLRIGGGLALIAAVVAEFAAGSAGAGSGLAFRLLESQYRLNIPRLFAALILLSLLGVVIFAITSFISWFFLHRWHESSLKREN, via the coding sequence ATGGCCGACACCGATACCGCCCTGATGCCGCCAAAGCCCGGCTTCTTCGATCGCAATCGCGATACGCTGCTGCGCACCCTGATCCCGATCTGCGTGGTGGTCTGCCTCGTCCTCCTCTGGCAGTTCATCATCACCGTCAACAGCATCCCGCAATACATCCTGCCGGGGCCGTTGGCGGTCGCGAACTCGCTCTACAACGACTGGGGCACGCTCTCCCCAGCGCTCTGGGTGACGACGCAGATCACCATGCAGGCGCTGGCGCTGGCATTGATCGGCGGCGTCGGCATCGCCGTCTTTCTCATCCAGTCAAAATGGATCGAGACGGCCTTCTACCCGATCACCGTCATCCTGCAGGTAACTCCGATCGTGGCGATCGCCCCGCTGATCCTGATCTATGCCCCGACGACTCAGGTGGCGCTTTTGATTTGCGCCTTCCTCGTCGCCTTCTTCCCGATCCTGTCGAACATGGTCCAGGGCCTAAAGAGCGTCGATCACAACCTGCTCAACCTCTTCGATCTCTACGGCGCCTCGCGCTGGCAGACGCTGCTCTACCTGAAACTCCCCTCCTCGCTGCCTTATTTTATGACGGGATTGAGGATCGGCGGCGGCCTGGCACTGATCGCGGCGGTCGTTGCGGAGTTCGCGGCGGGCTCGGCAGGCGCCGGTTCGGGCCTTGCCTTCCGGCTGCTCGAATCCCAGTATCGCCTCAACATTCCGCGCCTGTTCGCAGCATTGATTCTGTTGTCGCTGCTCGGCGTGGTGATTTTTGCGATTACCTCCTTCATCTCCTGGTTTTTCCTGCATCGCTGGCATGAAAGCAGCCTGAAAAGAGAAAACTGA
- a CDS encoding cytosine deaminase, producing the protein MTAFMTLPDARRFALTDATLPAVLVKGLPAIAKDGLVEADLVIADGKIEAILPKGSAPADLVSADMRGGMVWPCFVDMHTHLDKGHFWDRRPNPDGTFEGALMNVREDRIANWTAEDIRSRFEFSLKSAYAHGTKLIRTHLDSIPPQPDISFPLFDELRAEWKDRIALQAVALLPLESVLDENVFGGIVATAKRYGGLLGGATRILPDFEQILDTLFKAAADNGLDIDLHVDETEDKQVLTLEQIAEAKLRNRFEGSVTVGHCCSLARQDDETAKRVIDKVAKADISVVSLPMCNMYLQDRHAGRTPRWRGVTLFHELAVAGVKTAVSSDNTRDPFYAYGDMDPVEVFREAVRILHLDHPLDTSARVVTSTPAEILGRPDIGVIAEDGPADLVLFSARRWSEFLSRPQADRIVMRNGMGIDRRLPDYRDLDPILDK; encoded by the coding sequence ATGACTGCCTTCATGACGCTTCCCGACGCCCGCCGTTTCGCACTCACCGATGCGACGCTGCCGGCGGTTCTCGTCAAAGGCTTGCCGGCTATCGCAAAGGATGGGCTCGTAGAGGCCGATCTCGTCATCGCTGACGGGAAGATCGAAGCGATCCTGCCAAAGGGCTCGGCACCCGCCGATCTGGTCTCCGCCGATATGCGCGGCGGCATGGTCTGGCCCTGTTTCGTCGACATGCATACCCATCTCGACAAGGGACATTTCTGGGACCGCCGCCCCAACCCGGACGGCACGTTCGAAGGCGCATTAATGAATGTGCGCGAGGACCGGATCGCCAACTGGACGGCCGAAGACATTCGCTCCCGCTTCGAATTCTCGTTGAAAAGTGCCTATGCCCACGGCACCAAGCTCATCCGCACCCATCTCGATAGCATCCCGCCGCAGCCGGATATCTCCTTCCCGCTGTTCGACGAGCTTCGCGCCGAATGGAAAGATCGGATCGCGCTGCAGGCAGTCGCCCTGCTGCCGCTGGAAAGCGTGCTCGACGAAAACGTCTTCGGCGGCATCGTCGCGACGGCGAAGCGTTATGGCGGATTGCTCGGCGGTGCCACCCGCATCCTGCCGGATTTCGAACAGATCCTCGACACGCTCTTCAAGGCGGCCGCCGACAATGGCCTCGATATCGACCTGCATGTCGACGAGACGGAAGACAAGCAGGTCCTGACTTTGGAACAGATCGCAGAGGCGAAACTCCGCAACCGTTTCGAGGGTTCGGTGACCGTCGGCCATTGCTGCTCGCTGGCACGGCAGGACGACGAGACCGCAAAGCGGGTCATCGACAAAGTCGCCAAAGCCGACATCTCGGTCGTCTCGCTACCGATGTGCAACATGTACCTGCAGGACCGCCACGCAGGTCGCACGCCGCGCTGGCGCGGCGTCACGCTGTTCCACGAACTGGCGGTTGCCGGCGTCAAGACCGCCGTCTCCTCCGACAACACCCGCGATCCGTTCTACGCCTATGGCGACATGGACCCGGTCGAAGTGTTTCGCGAGGCAGTCCGCATCCTGCATCTCGACCATCCGCTCGACACCTCTGCCCGCGTCGTCACCTCGACGCCTGCCGAAATCCTCGGCCGTCCGGATATCGGCGTGATTGCCGAAGACGGCCCCGCCGATCTCGTGCTGTTCAGCGCAAGGCGCTGGAGCGAATTCCTTTCCCGTCCGCAGGCCGACCGCATCGTGATGCGGAATGGCATGGGCATCGACCGTCGCCTGCCGGATTACCGTGACCTGGACCCGATTTTGGACAAGTGA
- a CDS encoding FAD-binding oxidoreductase, whose product MPDYAQIKKELEGLAVEDNPALVRQKSRDFYWYSPILKEELESVTADLVVSPKSEEEVIRVLKVAYAHGVPVTPRGAGTGNYGQAMPLSGGIVLNLINMNKVKEIHPGRVIAEPGIVIAELDRQTKAHSGQELRFHPSTAQTATIGGFVAGGSGGVGSIHWGGLRDLGNILRLRVVTMEAEPRVLDLTAWDLQKVTHAYGTNGIIVEVEMPLAPAYDWVDVLVGYDDFMDAVRFGDALAHKNGLLVKEIAPIAAPIPYDYFPRHKPFLRDRNQSIVVLMIAPHSMDAFTAFAERQKGEILFRSDKVESMKGIPHAYELAWNHTTLRALKVDPGFTYLQVQYPGPDHVAKVEKMTKLFGDEVPGHLEFIKFDGRMQCSGLPLVRYTTRERLEEIMQIHRDNGCPIFNPHRYTLEEGGMKQTDTVQLAFKKETDPKGLLNPGKMIAWDNPDFDFSAGKNYLFPGLAAAGG is encoded by the coding sequence ATGCCGGATTACGCACAGATCAAGAAAGAACTCGAAGGCCTCGCGGTCGAGGACAATCCGGCGCTGGTGCGTCAGAAGAGCCGCGATTTCTACTGGTATTCGCCGATCCTCAAGGAGGAACTCGAGAGCGTCACCGCCGATCTCGTCGTCTCGCCGAAGAGCGAGGAGGAGGTGATCCGGGTACTGAAGGTGGCCTATGCGCATGGCGTGCCGGTGACCCCGCGCGGCGCCGGCACCGGCAATTACGGCCAGGCCATGCCGCTCTCCGGCGGCATCGTGCTGAACCTCATCAACATGAACAAGGTCAAGGAAATCCATCCGGGCCGCGTCATCGCCGAGCCCGGCATCGTGATTGCCGAACTCGACCGACAGACCAAGGCCCATTCCGGCCAGGAACTGCGCTTCCATCCCTCGACCGCCCAGACGGCGACCATCGGCGGCTTCGTTGCCGGCGGTTCCGGCGGCGTCGGCTCGATCCACTGGGGCGGACTGCGCGACCTCGGCAACATCCTGCGCCTGCGCGTCGTCACCATGGAGGCCGAGCCGCGCGTACTCGACCTGACCGCCTGGGACCTGCAGAAGGTCACCCACGCCTACGGCACCAACGGCATCATCGTCGAGGTCGAGATGCCGCTCGCACCCGCCTATGACTGGGTGGACGTGCTGGTCGGTTACGACGACTTCATGGATGCGGTGCGCTTCGGCGATGCGTTGGCCCACAAGAACGGCTTGCTGGTGAAGGAGATCGCCCCGATCGCAGCCCCGATCCCCTACGACTATTTCCCCCGCCACAAGCCGTTCCTGCGCGACCGCAACCAGTCGATCGTCGTGCTGATGATCGCGCCGCATTCGATGGATGCCTTCACCGCCTTTGCCGAGCGCCAGAAGGGCGAAATCCTGTTCCGCTCCGACAAGGTAGAAAGCATGAAAGGCATCCCGCATGCCTATGAACTCGCCTGGAACCACACGACGCTGCGCGCCCTGAAGGTCGATCCCGGCTTTACCTATCTGCAGGTCCAGTATCCGGGGCCGGACCATGTCGCCAAGGTCGAGAAGATGACGAAACTGTTCGGCGACGAAGTGCCGGGCCATCTGGAATTCATCAAGTTCGACGGCCGCATGCAGTGCTCCGGCTTGCCTCTCGTCCGTTACACGACCAGGGAGCGGCTGGAGGAGATCATGCAGATCCACCGCGACAACGGCTGCCCGATCTTCAACCCGCACCGCTATACGCTGGAAGAAGGCGGCATGAAGCAGACGGACACCGTCCAGCTCGCCTTCAAGAAGGAGACCGATCCGAAGGGCCTCCTCAACCCCGGCAAGATGATCGCCTGGGACAATCCCGATTTCGATTTTTCCGCCGGCAAGAACTACCTCTTCCCGGGCCTTGCCGCAGCAGGTGGCTGA
- a CDS encoding NAD(P)H-dependent oxidoreductase, giving the protein MRVLLVHSHPVEESYGAALHRQARESLTKAGHEVDDCNLYAEGFDPVMSRHDRMTYHDYPNNLSLVKPYVDRLQAAEGLVIVTPVWNFGWPAMLKGYFDRVWLPGITFELKDGKLTRKLHIDKVAVVTTYGATRWRAFLAGDPPRKLSKRVLRVQTNPARPVTFLAHYDMNNCTPETRAAFLDKVKREMERF; this is encoded by the coding sequence ATGCGGGTCCTGCTCGTCCATTCGCATCCGGTCGAAGAAAGTTATGGCGCAGCGCTGCACAGGCAAGCCCGCGAAAGCCTGACCAAGGCCGGGCACGAGGTGGATGACTGCAACCTCTATGCCGAAGGTTTCGATCCGGTCATGTCACGCCATGACCGGATGACCTACCACGATTACCCGAACAATCTGTCGCTGGTGAAACCCTACGTCGACCGTCTGCAGGCGGCGGAAGGGCTGGTGATCGTCACGCCGGTCTGGAATTTCGGCTGGCCGGCCATGCTGAAGGGGTATTTCGATCGCGTCTGGCTGCCGGGCATCACCTTCGAGCTGAAGGACGGCAAGCTGACGCGAAAACTGCATATCGACAAGGTGGCGGTGGTGACCACTTACGGCGCCACCCGCTGGCGCGCCTTCCTCGCCGGCGACCCGCCGCGAAAGCTGTCGAAACGCGTGCTGCGGGTGCAGACCAACCCGGCCCGGCCGGTAACGTTTCTGGCCCACTACGACATGAACAACTGCACGCCGGAGACACGTGCAGCGTTTCTGGACAAGGTGAAGCGGGAGATGGAGCGGTTTTAG
- a CDS encoding GNAT family N-acetyltransferase, which yields MRDVLETERLILREITKADLPILFRIFGDAESMRFYPRAKSFQETEVWFEKLAFRSYEAHGFGLWGIVEKATGELIGDCGVTLQPTPQGLEPEIGYHLRREWLGRGYAFEAAAACRDFGLGGLGFERIVSIVSPENIPSLRVAARVHQRWETCRTVTAAGAEVDRFLFISERDASDTDGPDAATRVAMVEAAALLVMRRRETEG from the coding sequence ATGCGTGACGTTCTTGAGACGGAAAGGCTGATATTACGGGAAATCACGAAAGCCGACCTGCCGATCTTGTTTCGCATCTTCGGCGATGCCGAGAGCATGCGCTTCTATCCGCGCGCCAAGAGCTTCCAAGAGACCGAAGTATGGTTCGAAAAGCTTGCCTTCCGGAGTTACGAGGCACACGGTTTCGGTCTCTGGGGTATCGTCGAGAAGGCAACCGGCGAGCTGATCGGTGATTGCGGCGTTACCCTTCAGCCGACGCCCCAGGGCTTGGAGCCGGAGATCGGCTATCATCTCCGGCGCGAATGGCTCGGCCGCGGTTATGCCTTCGAGGCGGCCGCTGCCTGCCGTGATTTTGGTCTCGGCGGCCTCGGTTTCGAGCGGATCGTCTCGATCGTCAGCCCGGAAAATATACCGTCGCTCCGCGTTGCGGCGAGGGTCCATCAACGATGGGAAACCTGCCGGACGGTAACGGCGGCTGGGGCGGAGGTGGATCGGTTCCTGTTCATCTCCGAGCGGGATGCATCGGACACTGACGGCCCGGACGCCGCCACGCGGGTGGCGATGGTGGAGGCGGCGGCTCTTCTGGTGATGCGCCGCCGCGAAACGGAGGGCTAA